A single region of the Paraburkholderia megapolitana genome encodes:
- a CDS encoding methyl-accepting chemotaxis protein: protein MNKGITIRARIGLTMAFLAALLVAIGVLGLFGMSSSNDAYRDTFRNQMPSAVAIDNAELYAARERLALDRAGFMMGTPEAAGSIDRSHFMRKNADEWWKKYLALPRDAEEDRLAQAVSAKREALHQVMDAFAATVIANDPSSLVDGAKRLQAVYTEMSVDDDALRAFQFAAAEKGFTQAQTTFDTFRMVGLGALVAGLAAAVFSYLTLRRAIGRPLADALGHFEAIAAGDLRHEIVVHSTDEMGQLLQGVAKMQRSLTGTVRSVRMGSESIATATRQISAGNLDLSSRTEEQASALQQTAASMEQLTGTVKQNADNARQASSLAANASEIASRGNAVVGQVVGTMGDINQSSAKIADIISIIEGIAFQTNILALNAAVEAARAGEEGRGFAVVAGEVRSLAQRSSAAAKEIKALIDTSVERVQAGSALVDQAGRTMTEIIGAVQRVTDIMGEIAAASTEQSGGIDQVARAVTQMDEVTQQNAALVEEAAAAAQSLEDQATKLRTAVSVFQLGDEASAGVAASDMQRRSESVPVRSPVKALAASARTRPAPAPAVRPLAMAVAGTGTERDWETF, encoded by the coding sequence ATGAACAAGGGCATCACCATCCGGGCGCGCATCGGCCTGACGATGGCTTTTCTCGCCGCATTGCTGGTCGCGATCGGCGTGCTGGGGCTGTTCGGTATGAGCAGCTCGAACGATGCGTACCGCGACACCTTTAGGAACCAGATGCCGAGCGCCGTCGCCATCGACAATGCCGAGCTGTATGCGGCGCGCGAACGGCTGGCGCTCGATCGGGCGGGATTCATGATGGGTACGCCCGAGGCTGCCGGGTCGATCGATCGTTCCCATTTCATGCGCAAGAACGCGGATGAGTGGTGGAAAAAGTATCTGGCGCTGCCGCGCGACGCCGAGGAAGACCGGCTCGCCCAGGCCGTTTCCGCGAAACGCGAGGCGCTGCATCAGGTGATGGATGCGTTTGCCGCGACGGTGATCGCAAACGACCCGTCCAGCCTCGTGGATGGCGCGAAACGCCTGCAGGCCGTCTACACAGAGATGTCCGTCGACGACGACGCCCTGCGGGCGTTCCAGTTCGCCGCGGCCGAAAAAGGCTTTACCCAGGCCCAAACCACCTTCGACACGTTCCGCATGGTGGGGCTTGGCGCGCTGGTCGCCGGTCTTGCCGCGGCCGTGTTCTCGTACCTGACGCTGCGCCGCGCCATCGGCCGGCCGCTCGCCGACGCACTGGGACATTTCGAGGCGATCGCCGCCGGCGACCTGCGCCACGAGATCGTCGTCCACTCGACGGACGAAATGGGGCAGTTGTTACAAGGCGTCGCGAAGATGCAGCGTAGCCTGACCGGTACGGTGCGCTCGGTGCGCATGGGCAGCGAATCGATCGCGACGGCTACGCGGCAGATTTCGGCGGGCAACCTCGACCTGTCGTCGCGCACCGAAGAACAGGCTTCGGCGCTGCAGCAGACGGCCGCCAGCATGGAACAGCTGACCGGCACCGTGAAGCAGAACGCCGACAACGCCCGCCAGGCCAGTTCGCTGGCTGCGAACGCCTCGGAGATCGCCAGCCGCGGCAACGCGGTGGTCGGCCAGGTGGTCGGCACGATGGGCGACATCAATCAGAGTTCTGCAAAGATCGCGGACATCATTTCAATCATCGAGGGCATTGCGTTCCAGACCAACATCCTCGCGCTGAATGCCGCCGTCGAGGCCGCGCGCGCCGGCGAGGAAGGGCGCGGCTTCGCAGTCGTGGCCGGCGAGGTGCGGAGTCTCGCGCAACGCTCGTCGGCGGCGGCCAAGGAGATCAAGGCGCTGATCGATACGTCGGTGGAGCGCGTGCAGGCGGGCTCGGCGCTCGTCGACCAGGCCGGCCGCACGATGACCGAGATCATCGGCGCGGTGCAGCGCGTGACGGACATCATGGGCGAGATTGCCGCGGCATCGACGGAACAGAGCGGCGGGATCGACCAGGTGGCGCGCGCCGTCACGCAGATGGACGAGGTCACGCAACAGAATGCGGCGCTAGTCGAAGAAGCGGCGGCCGCGGCGCAATCGCTGGAGGATCAGGCGACGAAGCTGCGTACGGCGGTTTCGGTGTTCCAGCTCGGCGATGAGGCTTCGGCGGGAGTCGCCGCGAGTGATATGCAGCGCCGGTCTGAGTCCGTGCCGGTGCGTTCGCCGGTAAAGGCGCTTGCGGCAAGTGCCAGGACACGCCCCGCGCCCGCGCCGGCGGTCAGGCCGCTTGCGATGGCGGTGGCCGGCACCGGTACGGAGCGCGACTGGGAGACGTTCTGA
- the rbsK gene encoding ribokinase: MDLVARAPRLPRPGETLAGHAFAQVAGGKGGNQAVAAARLGAQVAMLGCVGADANGAQLRAGLEAEGIDCTALDTSSTAPTGVALIVVDDGSQNAIVIVAGSNGEVTPASIARHEAVLASADVVICQLETPDPTVEAALATARRLGKTTILNPAPATGPLPSNWFPLIDYLIPNELEVATLSGVPVTSAADAALAAAALRKAGARNVIVTLGAQGVYVALEHGEPAHYAAPRVDAIDTTGAGDTFIGGFAAQLAGGAPVDDAIRFAQRAAAISVTRAGAQPSIPTRAELDN; the protein is encoded by the coding sequence ATGGATCTCGTGGCGCGCGCGCCACGTCTGCCGCGCCCGGGCGAAACGCTCGCGGGCCATGCGTTCGCGCAGGTCGCCGGCGGCAAGGGCGGCAACCAGGCGGTCGCTGCCGCCCGGCTCGGCGCGCAGGTTGCGATGCTCGGTTGCGTGGGCGCGGACGCGAACGGTGCGCAGTTGCGCGCGGGACTCGAAGCGGAAGGGATCGACTGCACGGCGCTCGATACCAGCTCCACGGCGCCGACCGGCGTCGCGCTGATCGTCGTCGATGACGGTAGCCAGAATGCGATCGTGATCGTCGCCGGCAGCAACGGCGAGGTAACGCCGGCCTCGATCGCGCGGCACGAAGCCGTGCTCGCCTCCGCCGACGTCGTGATCTGCCAACTCGAAACCCCGGATCCGACCGTCGAGGCGGCCCTCGCGACGGCGCGCCGGCTCGGCAAGACGACGATCCTGAACCCGGCGCCCGCGACCGGTCCGCTACCGTCAAACTGGTTTCCGCTGATCGACTACCTGATCCCGAACGAGCTTGAAGTGGCCACGCTGAGCGGCGTGCCCGTTACCTCGGCGGCCGATGCCGCGCTGGCGGCTGCGGCGCTGCGCAAGGCCGGCGCGCGCAACGTGATCGTGACGCTCGGCGCCCAGGGCGTGTACGTCGCGCTCGAGCACGGTGAGCCCGCGCATTACGCGGCACCGCGCGTCGACGCGATCGATACGACGGGCGCAGGCGACACGTTTATCGGCGGCTTTGCTGCGCAGCTCGCAGGCGGCGCACCGGTCGACGATGCCATCCGCTTTGCGCAGCGGGCCGCGGCTATTTCGGTAACGCGCGCAGGCGCGCAACCGTCGATTCCGACTCGCGCCGAACTCGACAACTAG
- a CDS encoding LacI family DNA-binding transcriptional regulator yields MATIKDVAAVAGVSFTTVSHVVNNSRPVSAVVRAKVEQAIRQLHYVPSAVARSLKARSTATIGLVVPNSTNPYFAELARGIEDGCSRNGYCVFFCNSDDDPAKQRNYLRVLQEKRIDGLIVASAGDDAVLAQTLAHSREPLVVVDRNIEGLNADLVQIDHEKGGYLATRHLLELGHVKIGCITGPIATAVSAMRVHGFIRAMAERGIEIAPGAIVESDFSGTGGYRAAGQLFDTVKPSAIFAGNDMMGIGALRAAAERGIRVPADCSIIGFDDIELGRFTYPALSSVGQSVRALGEMAAQTLIERITRTSAGGEGAPARRRVVAPQLILRESTAAWNGTDAGHQGLAA; encoded by the coding sequence ATGGCGACGATCAAGGATGTAGCGGCCGTGGCCGGCGTGTCGTTCACGACGGTATCGCACGTCGTGAACAACTCGCGGCCGGTGTCGGCCGTCGTGCGTGCGAAAGTGGAGCAGGCGATCCGCCAGTTGCACTACGTTCCGTCGGCGGTTGCGCGCTCGCTGAAGGCGCGTTCAACCGCAACGATCGGGCTGGTGGTGCCGAACAGCACGAATCCGTATTTTGCCGAACTGGCGCGCGGCATCGAGGATGGTTGTTCGCGCAACGGCTATTGCGTGTTCTTCTGCAACTCCGACGACGACCCTGCGAAGCAGCGCAACTATCTGCGGGTGCTGCAGGAAAAGCGTATCGACGGTTTGATCGTCGCGTCGGCCGGCGACGACGCGGTGCTGGCGCAGACGCTTGCGCACTCGCGCGAGCCGCTCGTCGTGGTCGACCGGAACATCGAAGGGCTCAATGCCGACCTCGTGCAGATCGATCACGAGAAAGGCGGCTATCTGGCCACGCGTCATCTGCTCGAACTTGGACACGTGAAGATCGGCTGTATTACCGGGCCGATCGCGACGGCCGTGAGCGCGATGCGCGTGCACGGCTTCATCCGTGCGATGGCCGAGCGCGGCATCGAGATTGCGCCGGGCGCGATCGTCGAGAGCGACTTCTCGGGCACCGGCGGCTATCGTGCCGCAGGTCAGTTGTTCGATACCGTGAAGCCGAGCGCGATTTTCGCGGGCAACGACATGATGGGAATCGGCGCGCTGCGCGCAGCCGCGGAGCGCGGCATCCGCGTGCCGGCCGACTGTTCGATCATCGGTTTCGACGACATCGAACTGGGGCGCTTTACGTATCCGGCGCTGTCGTCGGTCGGACAGTCGGTGCGTGCCCTCGGCGAGATGGCCGCGCAGACGCTGATCGAGCGCATCACGCGCACCTCGGCGGGCGGCGAAGGTGCGCCGGCGCGGCGCCGCGTCGTGGCGCCGCAGTTGATCCTGCGTGAATCGACGGCTGCGTGGAACGGTACCGATGCGGGTCATCAGGGGCTGGCCGCGTGA
- a CDS encoding ABC transporter permease, which translates to MTNQPVPQGGTKQAASAVDKQASKPAGTRFGFSNYLGLAGALLAMIVLFSLLSSHFLSYDTFSTIANQIPDLVVMSVGMTFVLIIAGIDLSVGSVLALGGSVVSVAALKWGWGPIPSALLGMIAAALTGTFTGAVTVGWRIPSFIVSLGVLEGARGIAYQMTNSRTAYIGDAFDVLSNPIAFGISPAFLIAVVVMIVAQFVLTRTVFGRYLVGIGTNEEAVRLAGVNPRPYKIIVFALMGALSGLAALFQISRLEAADPNAGDGLELQVIAAVVIGGTSLMGGRGSVISTFFGVLIISVLAAGLAQIGASEPTKRIITGAVIVVAVVLDTYRSRRKRS; encoded by the coding sequence ATGACGAATCAACCGGTGCCGCAAGGCGGCACGAAGCAAGCAGCGAGCGCAGTCGATAAACAAGCCAGTAAGCCCGCCGGCACGCGGTTCGGCTTTTCGAATTACCTCGGTCTCGCCGGCGCACTGCTCGCGATGATCGTCCTGTTTTCGCTGCTCAGTTCGCACTTCTTGAGCTACGACACGTTCAGCACGATCGCCAACCAGATCCCGGATCTGGTCGTGATGTCGGTGGGCATGACGTTCGTGCTGATCATCGCGGGAATCGACCTGTCGGTCGGCTCGGTGCTCGCGCTCGGCGGCTCGGTGGTCAGCGTCGCGGCGCTGAAGTGGGGCTGGGGGCCGATACCGTCCGCGCTGCTCGGCATGATCGCCGCCGCGTTGACGGGCACCTTCACCGGCGCTGTCACGGTCGGCTGGCGGATTCCGTCGTTCATCGTGTCGCTCGGCGTGCTCGAAGGCGCGCGCGGCATTGCCTACCAGATGACGAATTCGCGTACCGCCTATATCGGCGACGCCTTCGACGTCCTGTCGAATCCGATTGCGTTCGGCATCTCGCCGGCGTTCCTGATCGCGGTCGTCGTGATGATCGTCGCGCAGTTCGTGCTGACGCGCACGGTGTTCGGTCGCTATCTGGTCGGCATCGGCACCAACGAGGAAGCCGTTCGGCTTGCCGGCGTCAATCCGCGGCCGTACAAGATCATCGTGTTCGCGCTGATGGGCGCGTTGTCGGGGCTGGCGGCGCTGTTCCAGATCTCACGCCTCGAAGCCGCCGATCCGAACGCCGGAGACGGGCTCGAACTCCAGGTGATCGCGGCGGTCGTAATCGGCGGAACGAGTTTGATGGGCGGTCGCGGGTCGGTGATCAGCACGTTCTTCGGCGTATTGATCATTTCGGTGCTCGCCGCGGGCCTCGCGCAGATCGGCGCCAGCGAGCCGACCAAGCGCATCATCACCGGTGCGGTGATCGTCGTGGCCGTGGTGCTGGATACCTATCGCAGCCGGCGCAAGCGCAGCTAG
- a CDS encoding sugar ABC transporter ATP-binding protein, protein MDLTDNDASSAVLSVTGIGKTYAEPVLADVSLTLRAGEALALTGENGAGKSTLSKIIGGLVVPTTGTMRLAGAPYAPASRTEAEALGIRMVMQELNLLPTLSVAENLFLNRLPQVGPLRLGWIDRRKLREDAREAMAQVGLDAIDPDTLVGELGIGHQQMVEIARNLIGDCRVLILDEPTAMLTAREVDLLFVQIERLKARGVALVYISHRLEELAKVAERVAVLRDGKLVHVDAMAHLSSDRIVTLMVGREIGERIDLGVRNIGAPLLKVDGLGRAKVVNDVSFEVKAGEIFGISGLIGAGRTELMRLIYGADRKDRGTVSLARTPGEAPQSVQIDTPADAVRNGIALITEDRKGEGLLLPQPIAANVSLGNIGSVSRHGVVDAKRENALAQQQIDAMRIRTSGPAQPVGELSGGNQQKVVIGRWLARDCRVLLFDEPTRGIDVGAKFDIYGLMGALAREGRALVVVSSDLRELMLICDRIGVMSAGRMTGVFRRDEWSQDALLAAAFAGYRSRDALLDSHDSHHGNDKQEAGSL, encoded by the coding sequence ATGGATTTGACCGACAACGACGCATCGTCTGCCGTACTGTCCGTCACCGGCATCGGCAAGACCTATGCCGAGCCGGTGCTCGCGGACGTGAGCCTGACCTTGCGCGCCGGCGAAGCGCTTGCGCTGACCGGCGAGAACGGCGCGGGCAAGAGCACGCTATCGAAGATCATCGGCGGACTGGTGGTGCCGACCACGGGCACGATGCGGCTCGCCGGCGCACCGTATGCACCGGCGAGCCGCACCGAGGCCGAAGCGCTCGGCATACGGATGGTGATGCAGGAGCTGAACCTGCTGCCGACCCTGTCGGTCGCGGAGAACCTGTTCCTCAATCGCCTGCCGCAGGTGGGTCCGCTGCGCCTTGGCTGGATCGACCGGCGCAAGTTGCGCGAAGACGCTCGCGAGGCGATGGCGCAGGTCGGGCTCGATGCAATCGATCCCGATACGCTCGTCGGCGAACTGGGCATCGGCCATCAACAGATGGTGGAGATCGCGCGCAACCTGATCGGCGATTGCCGTGTGCTGATCCTCGACGAACCGACCGCGATGCTGACGGCTCGCGAAGTCGATCTGCTGTTCGTGCAGATCGAGCGGCTCAAGGCGCGCGGCGTCGCACTGGTGTACATCTCGCACCGGCTCGAAGAACTCGCGAAGGTTGCCGAGCGCGTCGCCGTGCTGCGCGACGGCAAGCTCGTGCATGTCGATGCAATGGCGCACCTGTCGAGCGATCGTATCGTCACGTTGATGGTCGGCCGCGAGATCGGCGAGCGCATCGATCTCGGTGTGCGCAACATCGGTGCACCGCTGCTGAAAGTGGACGGCCTCGGGCGGGCGAAGGTCGTCAACGACGTGTCGTTTGAAGTGAAGGCGGGCGAGATCTTCGGCATTAGTGGGTTGATCGGCGCTGGCCGGACCGAACTGATGCGGTTGATCTACGGTGCGGACCGCAAGGATCGCGGCACGGTGTCGCTCGCACGCACACCGGGCGAAGCACCACAGTCGGTGCAGATCGACACGCCCGCCGACGCCGTGCGCAACGGCATCGCGCTGATTACCGAAGACCGCAAGGGCGAAGGCCTGCTGCTGCCGCAACCGATCGCAGCGAACGTGTCACTCGGCAACATCGGTAGCGTGTCGCGTCACGGCGTCGTCGATGCGAAACGCGAGAACGCGCTCGCCCAGCAGCAGATCGACGCGATGCGCATTCGCACCTCGGGGCCGGCGCAACCGGTCGGCGAGCTGTCCGGCGGCAATCAGCAGAAGGTCGTGATCGGTCGCTGGCTGGCACGCGACTGCCGTGTGCTGCTGTTCGACGAACCTACGCGCGGCATCGACGTCGGCGCGAAGTTCGATATCTATGGATTGATGGGAGCGCTCGCCCGCGAGGGTCGGGCGCTTGTCGTGGTGTCGAGCGACCTGCGTGAACTGATGCTGATCTGCGACCGGATCGGTGTGATGTCCGCCGGTCGCATGACCGGTGTCTTCAGGCGCGACGAGTGGTCGCAGGATGCACTGCTCGCCGCAGCGTTCGCGGGCTATCGCAGCCGCGACGCCTTGCTGGACAGCCACGATAGCCACCACGGCAACGACAAGCAAGAAGCAGGGAGCCTGTAA
- a CDS encoding sugar ABC transporter substrate-binding protein encodes MNHRIRRRVLAAAVALTAVVSLPLTTAAQAQTAKKPKVALVMKSLANEFFLTMETGAKDYQKHNPAMFDLVTNGIKDETDTANQIRIVEQMIVSKVDAIVLAPADSKALVPVVKKAVDAGIIVVNIDNKLDPDVLKSKDLNVPFVGPDNRKGAQKIGDYLAQKLKAGDQVGIIEGVSTTTNAQQRTAGFKDAMQKVGANVVSVQSGEWEIDKGNAVASAMLNEYPNLKALLAGNDNMAIGAVSAVRAAGKQGKVYVVGYDNITAIKPMLKDGRVLATADQYAAKQAVFGIDTALKAISEHKKQSELSGIVETPVDLVTK; translated from the coding sequence ATGAACCACCGCATTCGCCGCCGCGTGCTCGCGGCAGCTGTCGCGCTCACCGCAGTCGTTTCCCTGCCGCTCACCACCGCCGCCCAGGCGCAGACCGCGAAGAAGCCCAAAGTCGCGCTCGTGATGAAATCCCTCGCCAACGAATTCTTCCTGACCATGGAAACCGGCGCGAAGGATTATCAGAAGCACAACCCGGCCATGTTCGATCTCGTGACGAACGGCATCAAGGACGAAACCGACACCGCCAACCAGATCCGCATCGTCGAGCAGATGATCGTCTCGAAGGTCGACGCGATCGTGCTGGCGCCTGCCGATTCGAAGGCACTCGTGCCGGTCGTCAAGAAGGCGGTCGACGCCGGCATCATCGTCGTGAACATCGATAACAAGCTCGATCCGGACGTGCTGAAGTCGAAGGATCTGAACGTGCCGTTCGTCGGCCCGGACAATCGCAAGGGCGCGCAGAAGATCGGCGATTACCTGGCCCAGAAGCTGAAGGCCGGTGATCAGGTGGGCATCATCGAAGGCGTGTCGACGACGACCAACGCACAGCAACGCACCGCGGGTTTCAAGGACGCGATGCAGAAGGTTGGCGCGAACGTCGTGTCGGTGCAGTCGGGCGAATGGGAAATCGACAAGGGCAACGCAGTTGCATCGGCGATGCTCAACGAGTACCCGAACCTGAAAGCGCTGCTCGCCGGTAACGACAACATGGCGATCGGTGCGGTCTCGGCCGTGCGTGCAGCCGGCAAGCAGGGCAAGGTCTACGTGGTCGGCTACGACAACATCACCGCGATCAAGCCGATGCTGAAGGATGGCCGCGTACTCGCCACCGCCGATCAATACGCCGCGAAGCAGGCAGTGTTCGGTATCGACACGGCACTGAAGGCGATCTCCGAGCACAAGAAGCAGTCGGAGCTGTCCGGCATCGTCGAAACACCGGTCGATCTGGTCACGAAGTAA
- a CDS encoding type II toxin-antitoxin system ParD family antitoxin, with the protein MIRADLGQQLEVYVASLVETGRYGSESEVLREGVRLIQNRETQLLALEAVIGHGVADSDAERGKPAGDVFDRLEAKYQALANDRQ; encoded by the coding sequence ATGATCAGAGCAGACCTTGGACAGCAACTCGAGGTGTACGTCGCCAGTCTCGTCGAGACGGGCCGCTATGGTTCGGAAAGTGAGGTCTTGCGTGAAGGCGTGAGGCTGATTCAGAACCGCGAGACGCAGCTTCTCGCACTGGAAGCAGTGATCGGGCACGGCGTCGCCGATTCGGACGCGGAGCGGGGCAAACCTGCTGGCGATGTGTTCGATCGCCTCGAAGCAAAATATCAGGCACTGGCGAACGACAGGCAGTGA
- the corA gene encoding magnesium/cobalt transporter CorA — protein sequence MLINCAAYQDGKKLADIHIDDISVYVAKPECFVWVALKDPGPDELETMKEEFGLHELAIEDVLNGHQTPKIEEFGESLFAVMHTVEMDEHGELKIGEVDVFVGSNYVLSIRNRTQLGFQAVRERCEREPQLLKEGSAFVLYALADNLVDRYFPILEAIGTEIEGVEDRIFDKHNLASSRAIIEDLYSLKRRLVILQHHIAPLLESIGKLTGGRIPQICVGMQAYFRDVYDHLERIVKTIEGRREMIVTAIQVNLGMISLAESEVTKRLGSFAALFAVPTMIAGIYGMNFQSIPELHYKYGYPICIASMFVVDVFLWWRFRRAGWL from the coding sequence ATGCTGATCAATTGCGCCGCCTACCAGGACGGCAAAAAGCTGGCCGATATCCATATCGACGACATCAGTGTCTATGTGGCGAAGCCTGAGTGCTTCGTCTGGGTCGCGCTGAAAGACCCGGGCCCAGATGAGCTCGAAACGATGAAGGAGGAGTTCGGGCTGCACGAACTCGCCATCGAAGACGTCCTCAACGGACACCAGACACCGAAGATCGAAGAGTTCGGCGAGTCGCTCTTCGCGGTGATGCACACCGTCGAAATGGACGAGCACGGTGAACTGAAGATCGGCGAGGTCGACGTGTTCGTCGGCAGCAACTATGTGCTGTCGATACGCAACCGAACCCAGCTCGGTTTCCAGGCCGTGCGCGAACGTTGCGAGCGCGAGCCGCAACTGCTGAAGGAAGGTTCCGCGTTCGTGCTGTATGCGCTGGCGGACAATCTCGTGGACCGCTATTTTCCGATTCTCGAAGCGATCGGGACGGAAATCGAAGGCGTCGAAGACCGCATTTTCGACAAGCACAATCTCGCGTCGTCGCGCGCGATCATCGAGGACCTGTACTCGTTGAAGCGTCGCCTCGTCATTCTTCAGCATCACATCGCGCCGCTGCTCGAATCGATCGGCAAGCTCACCGGTGGACGGATTCCGCAAATCTGCGTCGGCATGCAGGCGTACTTTCGCGATGTCTACGACCACCTCGAGCGGATCGTGAAGACGATCGAAGGGCGCCGCGAAATGATCGTCACCGCCATCCAGGTGAACCTCGGAATGATCTCGCTCGCGGAGAGCGAGGTGACCAAGCGGCTTGGATCGTTTGCGGCGCTGTTCGCGGTGCCGACGATGATCGCGGGGATCTACGGGATGAACTTCCAGAGCATCCCCGAACTGCACTACAAGTACGGATACCCGATCTGTATCGCGTCGATGTTCGTCGTCGATGTGTTTCTGTGGTGGCGGTTCAGGCGGGCGGGGTGGTTGTGA
- a CDS encoding DUF2846 domain-containing protein — MRVHPGVAATAVRVMTAVRRAWLATATVVVVAITAIATVAPLAGCAPSPADPVPFKPVPPERILKREYTQPAAGLVAVEIRRERSADVIVRFRDVLVYVDGEQVIDLMNGEHAVFYLTPGAHRLAVSTQFDPVLEFAFPVDASYTNHASIVFDKDHRVGLVRMPK; from the coding sequence ATGCGAGTGCACCCGGGCGTTGCAGCAACAGCCGTGAGAGTCATGACTGCGGTACGACGCGCATGGCTCGCAACCGCAACTGTCGTTGTTGTTGCGATCACAGCAATCGCAACGGTCGCGCCGCTCGCAGGCTGCGCACCATCACCCGCCGACCCTGTACCGTTCAAGCCGGTGCCACCCGAGCGCATTCTCAAGCGCGAATACACCCAGCCCGCCGCCGGCCTCGTCGCAGTCGAGATACGCCGCGAGCGCTCCGCCGATGTGATCGTGCGTTTTCGCGACGTGCTCGTCTATGTCGACGGCGAGCAGGTCATCGATCTGATGAACGGCGAACACGCCGTCTTCTATCTGACGCCTGGCGCACATCGCCTCGCGGTATCCACGCAGTTCGATCCGGTGCTCGAATTCGCGTTTCCAGTCGACGCCAGCTACACGAATCACGCGAGCATCGTGTTCGACAAGGATCATCGGGTCGGGCTCGTGCGGATGCCGAAGTGA
- a CDS encoding AAA family ATPase has protein sequence MTYLFFFCGHAGTGKTTVAKHLAAPLMRATGMPFCLLDKDTLYGPPGAAAIGALTGNPNDRDSPLYLQHLRDPEYRGLIDTARDNLELGVSALVVAPLSREVRERRLIDRAWLGVADDVAIRVVWVHTSEALAHERIAARGHPDDAWKLAHWETYRERRFEPADDIRGDLLMFDSSAPTAADYDALLAQLVDRPRATGAMLPPLPV, from the coding sequence ATGACGTATCTGTTTTTCTTCTGCGGCCATGCCGGCACCGGCAAGACAACTGTCGCAAAGCATCTCGCCGCGCCGCTCATGCGCGCGACCGGCATGCCATTCTGTCTGCTCGACAAGGACACGTTGTACGGACCGCCCGGCGCAGCTGCGATCGGCGCGCTGACCGGCAATCCGAACGACCGCGACAGTCCGCTCTATCTGCAGCATCTGCGCGATCCCGAATACCGCGGTTTGATCGACACCGCGCGTGACAATCTCGAACTCGGCGTGAGTGCCCTGGTGGTCGCACCGCTGTCGCGCGAAGTGCGCGAACGGCGGCTCATCGATCGCGCGTGGCTTGGTGTCGCGGACGATGTCGCGATTCGCGTCGTTTGGGTGCATACGTCCGAAGCGCTTGCACATGAGCGCATCGCTGCACGCGGCCATCCCGACGATGCCTGGAAGCTTGCTCATTGGGAAACCTACCGCGAGCGACGCTTCGAGCCCGCCGATGACATTCGCGGCGATCTGCTGATGTTCGACAGCAGCGCGCCAACTGCGGCCGACTACGATGCATTGCTTGCGCAACTGGTCGACCGGCCGCGTGCGACCGGCGCGATGTTGCCGCCGCTGCCGGTCTGA